The Helianthus annuus cultivar XRQ/B chromosome 16, HanXRQr2.0-SUNRISE, whole genome shotgun sequence genome includes a window with the following:
- the LOC110918521 gene encoding myosin-1, which produces MATATDAAAARFKSIKSLPVDYRFMGSSGEKSANSSVSVSVSIPENGNMDRVVDDDSPYGQGSSFLLNDRPSVDDVNDDDDADVNPSVSAQGSVLGSWGNKKWGDTASYVAKKKLQSWFQTSDGNWELAKILSITGSESLISFSEEKVLKVSSDSLLPANPEILDGVDDLMQLSYLNEPSVLYNLQYRYDRDMIYSKAGPVLVAINPFKKIPLYGSDYIEAYKRKSIDNPHVYAIADTAIREMIRDEVNQSIVISGESGAGKTETAKIAMQYLAALGGGSGIEYEILKTNPILEAFGNAKTSRNNNSSRFGKLIEIHFSETGKISGAKIQTFLLEKSRVVQCTDGERSYHSFYQLCAGAPPSLREKLNLKSAREYKYLQQSTCYSINGVDDAEEFRVVVEALDAVHVSKENQENAFAMLAAVLWLGNVTFSIVDNENHVEPIIDDALLNVAKLIGCEADDLKLALSTRKMKVGNDIIVQKLTLAQAIDTRDALAKSIYSCLFDWLVEQINKSLAVGKRRTGRSISILDIYGFESFDVNSFEQFCINYANERLQQHFNRHLFKLEQEEYIQDGIDWAKVEFEDNQDCLNLFEKKPLGLMTLLDEESTFPNGTDMTFATKLKQHLKTNSCFRGERGKAFTVHHYAGEVTYDTSGFLEKNRDLLHLDSIQLLSSCTCELPQAFASNMLSLSEKTVPGPLHKSGGADSQKLSVVTKFKGQLFQLMQRLESTTPHFIRCIKPNNSQSPGIYHQGLVLQQLRCCGVLEVVRISRSGFPTRMSHQKFARRYGFLLLEHVASQDPLSVSVAILHQFDILPEMYQIGYTKLFFRTGQIGKLEDTRNRTLNGILRVQSCFRGHKARQYMKELKRGIFNLQAFARGEKTRKEFAILVHRHRAAVHIQKHIKAKISKKRFEDVHGATITLQAVIRGWLVRRCSGDIALLQFGSGKGNGSDEVLVKSSYLAELQRRILKAEAGLREKEEENDILHQRLQQYENRWSEYELKMKSMEEVWQKQMRSLQSSLSIAKKSLSYDDSERNSDASINTANDETNPGWDAATNGRRNGVENVRPMSAGLSVISRLAEEFEQRSQVFGDDAKFLVEVKSGQVEANLNPDHELRRLKQMFEGWKKDYTARLRETKVILNKLGHEDGDGEKGKKKWWGRLNSSRVN; this is translated from the exons ATGGCGACGGCGACTGATGCAGCGGCTGCTAGATTTAAGTCAATCAAGTCATTGCCTGTGGATTATAGGTTTATGGGTTCGTCAGGTGAGAAGTCTGCGAACAGTTCGGTTTCGGTTTCGGTTAGTATACCGGAGAATGGTAATATGGATcgggttgttgatgatgattcgcCGTATGGTCAAGGGTCGAGCTTTTTGTTAAATGATAGACCTTCTGTGGATgatgttaatgatgatgatgatgctgatgtTAATCCGTCGGTTTCTGCTCAAGGATCTGTTTTGGGTTCGTGGGGGAATAAGAAATGGGGTGATACGGCTTCTTATGTTGCTAAAAAG AAGCTTCAATCATGGTTCCAAACATCTGACGGGAACTGGGAACTGGCCAAGATTCTATCTATTACAGGATCCGAGTCACTGATATCATTTTCCGAAGAAAAA GTATTAAAGGTGAGCTCCGATAGCCTATTACCTGCAAATCCCGAAATCCTTGATGGAGTAGATGATCTTATGCAACTAAGTTATCTAAACGAACCGTCAGTCTTGTACAATCTTCAATACAGATATGATAGAGACATGATCTAT TCCAAAGCAGGACCGGTTTTAGTTGCCATCAATCCTTTCAAGAAAATCCCGTTATATGGGAGTGATTATATTGAAGCCTATAAGCGTAAATCTATCGACAATCCTCACGTATATGCTATTGCTGATACAGCTATACGGGAAATGATTAGAG ATGAGGTAAACCAATCTATTGTGATAAG TGGTGAAAGTGGAGCGGGGAAAACCGAAACCGCAAAGATAGCAATGCAATATTTGGCTGCTCTTGGAGGAGGTAGCGGAATAGAATACGAAATACTGAAAACGAATCCGATTTTAGAGGCCTTCGGTAATGCAAAAACATCAAGAAATAACAATTCAAGTCGTTTT GGAAAGTTGATTGAAATTCACTTCAGTGAAACTGGGAAAATATCGGGAGCCAAGATCCAGACAT TTTTGCTTGAAAAGTCAAGAGTTGTTCAATGCACAGACGGAGAACGGTCGTATCATTCGTTTTATCAGCTTTGTGCCGGAGCTCCACCATCTCTTAGGG AGAAATTAAACTTGAAGAGTGCGCGTGAGTACAAATATTTGCAGCAAAGCACTTGCTACTCGATCAATGGGGTCGATGATGCCGAAGAGTTTCGTGTTGTAGTG GAAGCACTGGATGCTGTTCATGTTAGCAAAGAGAATCAGGAAAATGCTTTTGCAATGCTTGCAGCCGTATTGTGGCTTGGAAATGTGACGTTTTCTATTGTCGATAATGAAAACCATGTTGAACCCATTATTGATGACG CCCTGCTGAATGTCGCTAAATTAATTGGTTGTGAGGCTGATGATCTAAAGCTTGCTTTATCTACTCGAAAAATGAAAGTTGGCAATGATATCATTGTTCAAAAGCTAACCCTAGCTCAG GCAATTGACACAAGAGATGCTTTGGCTAAATCGATATATTCTTGTTTGTTTGATTGGTTGGTGGAACAAATCAACAAATCACTTGCTGTAGGCAAACGTCGAACAGGAAGATCTATTAGCATTCTTGATATATACGGGTTTGAATCGTTTGATGTGAATAGCTTTGAGCAGTTTTGCATTAATTATGCAAATGAACGGTTGCAGCAGCATTTTAATCGCCATTTATTCAAGCTAGAACAAGAG GAATACATTCAAGATGGAATTGACTGGGCAAAAGTGGAGTTTGAAGACAATCAAGACTGTCTTAATCTTTTTGAAAAG AAACCGTTGGGTCTAATGACTTTATTAGACGAAGAATCTACATTCCCGAATGGCACAGATATGACATTTGCAACAAAGCTAAAACAACATTTAAAAACTAATTCTTGTTTTAGAGGAGAACGAGGAAAAGCATTTACAGTTCATCATTATGCCGGAGAA GTTACATATGATACAAGTGGATTTCTGGAGAAAAATCGCGATTTATTACACTTAGATTCCATTCAACTTTTATCTTCTTGCACGTGTGAACTCCCGCAAGCTTTTGCCTCAAATATGCTTTCGTTATCTGAAAAAACGGTTCCTGGACCGTTACATAAATCTGGTGGAGCAGATTCCCAGAAGCTTAGTGTTGTAACAAAGTTTAAG GGCCAACTGTTCCAATTAATGCAACGATTGGAAAGCACGACACCTCATTTCATACGTTGCATTAAACCTAATAATTCACAGTCTCCTGGAATTTACCATCAAGGACTTGTGTTACAACAGCTGAGATGCTGTGGTGTTTTGGAAGTTGTTAGAATATCGAGATCTGGATTTCCAACACGAATGTCCCATCAGAAATTTGCAagaag GTATGGCTTTCTTCTGCTGGAACATGTTGCATCACAAGATCCACTAAGCGTGTCAgttgcaattcttcaccagttCGACATTCTTCCCGAAATGTATCAAATTGGTTACACAAAATTGTTCTTCCGTACCGGACAG ATTGGTAAGCTTGAGGATACACGAAACCGTACACTTAACGGTATATTACGTGTTCAAAGCTGCTTTAGAGGTCACAAAGCTCGTCAATATATGAAGGAGCTTAAAAGAGGAATTTTCAACCTTCAAgcat TTGCTCGTGGTGAAAAAACTAGAAAGGAGTTTGCAATATTGGTACATAGACACAGGGCGGCTGTGCATATACAAAAACATATTAAAGCCAAAATAAGCAAGAAAAGATTTGAAGATGTTCATGGCGCGACAATTACGTTACAAGCTG TTATTCGTGGCTGGCTGGTTAGGAGATGCTCAGGGGACATTGCTCTACTCCAATTCGGTTCCGGAAAG GGTAACGGGTCAGATGAAGTGCTAGTAAAGTCATCATACCTTGCTGAACTACAAAGAAGAATCCTTAAAGCAGAAGCCGGTTtaagagaaaaagaagaagaaaatgatatTCTCCACCAACGTCTCCAACAATACGAAAACCGTTGGTCCGAATacgagcttaaaatgaaatcaatgGAAGAAGTATGGCAAAAACAAATGCGATCGTTACAATCAAGTCTTTCGATAGCCAAAAAGAGTCTCTCATATGATGATTCCGAGAGAAATTCAGATGCATCAATCAACACAGCAAATGACGAAACTAACCCTGGCTGGGATGCCGCAACAAACGGTAGAAGAAACGGTGTTGAGAACGTGAGACCGATGAGTGCGGGTTTGAGTGTGATTAGTCGATTAGCTGAAGAGTTTGAACAAAGAAGTCAAGTGTTTGGAGACGATGCGAAGTTTTTGGTGGAAGTGAAGTCGGGTCAAGTTGAGGCTAATTTGAACCCGGATCATGAACTTCGGAGGTTGAAACAGATGTTTGAAGGGTGGAAGAAAGATTACACCGCGAGGTTGAGGGAGACAAAGGTAATTTTGAACAAACTTGGACATGAAGATGGTGACGGTGAGAAAGGTAAAAAGAAATGGTGGGGGAGGCTTAATAGCTCGCGGGTTAACTGa